A genomic region of Kineococcus rhizosphaerae contains the following coding sequences:
- a CDS encoding DUF3488 and transglutaminase-like domain-containing protein, whose product MTRSARTALWAAAASGAAVLTLRPLVVSSGWVVGALGMVCAVAGAGLVVRGVFRRRGLAVAVQALAVLGVLVLLFNGGTAVAGIVPTPATFSRLVQLTTDGVQVVQRYSVPAVDLRGLRLLLVAGAGLVAFAVDLFAVTLRRPALAGLPLLGMVAVPLALAPGGSSAIAFAVVVVPFLVLLAGDRRSSRPRAAGGGRRSVAGVTASATAAVGLVAAIAVPAAVPGLDERPLTINTGPGDTIAVINPILNLKASLGARSDATIVTYQTDEPDPAPLRIVTADVFDGQTWAPSTGADIPRSQRVQDGLSPAPGLSDAVRQAAAVRTTRISIRGLDQTYLPLPYPAVSVDIAGDWLYEKDSLNVVGDGETTRGRTYTVTHLEVDPTEQELRGAPQQAPEDIQKRYTALPDSLPQVVRDTARQVTDGSTDHYEQAAALQRYFRSTGGFTYSTTAPNDGGSDAVASFLNEKTGFCVQFASAMAVMARSLGIPARVAIGFLPGEEVTDKSWRISAQDAHAWPELYFDGVGWVRFEPTPATRTGQSPAWTTPLVPLTPVPSSSAGAPAPSTAATAPSATASTATSTTSAAAAQARPTGWDRFLALPWGWILGALVLVVAVLTPWVTASWASRRRWARVGDVSSSAEAAWQELAERVHDLGLSWPASTTPRQRAAALSEFTEAGSPAAVELQRMRAAVESARFGAGSSPSAGAVPGTVLVASAQSGRLVRAQVDVVVEAVAASRPRWLQWRARWFPMAGVRRFLDWWDAD is encoded by the coding sequence GTGACGCGCAGTGCCCGGACCGCCCTGTGGGCCGCCGCCGCGAGCGGCGCGGCGGTGCTGACCCTGCGTCCCCTCGTCGTCTCCTCCGGGTGGGTCGTCGGTGCGCTCGGGATGGTGTGCGCGGTGGCCGGCGCGGGCCTGGTGGTCCGCGGGGTGTTCCGCCGCCGCGGTCTGGCCGTCGCGGTGCAGGCCCTCGCCGTCCTGGGGGTGCTGGTCCTGCTGTTCAACGGCGGAACGGCCGTCGCCGGGATCGTGCCGACCCCCGCCACGTTCTCGCGGCTGGTGCAGCTCACCACCGACGGGGTGCAGGTCGTCCAGCGCTACAGCGTGCCCGCCGTCGACCTGCGGGGGCTGCGGCTGCTCCTGGTCGCCGGAGCCGGCCTGGTCGCCTTCGCGGTCGACCTGTTCGCCGTCACCCTGCGGCGCCCGGCCCTGGCCGGGCTGCCGCTGCTGGGGATGGTCGCCGTCCCGCTGGCCCTGGCGCCGGGCGGGTCGAGCGCGATCGCCTTCGCCGTGGTGGTCGTGCCGTTCCTCGTGCTGCTGGCCGGAGACCGGCGCTCGTCCCGGCCCCGCGCGGCCGGGGGCGGGCGCCGGTCGGTGGCGGGGGTGACCGCGAGCGCCACGGCCGCCGTCGGGCTGGTCGCGGCGATCGCGGTGCCCGCGGCGGTCCCCGGCCTGGACGAGCGGCCCCTGACGATCAACACCGGGCCCGGCGACACCATCGCGGTGATCAACCCGATCCTGAACCTCAAGGCGTCCCTGGGCGCGCGGTCGGACGCCACGATCGTCACCTACCAGACCGACGAGCCGGATCCGGCGCCGCTGCGCATCGTGACGGCCGACGTGTTCGACGGGCAGACGTGGGCACCGAGCACGGGCGCCGACATCCCGCGCAGCCAGCGCGTCCAGGACGGGTTGTCGCCGGCGCCGGGGCTGTCGGACGCGGTGCGGCAGGCCGCCGCGGTGCGCACGACGAGGATCTCGATCCGGGGTCTGGACCAGACGTACCTGCCGCTGCCGTACCCGGCGGTGAGCGTCGACATCGCCGGGGACTGGCTGTACGAGAAGGACAGCCTCAACGTCGTCGGGGACGGGGAGACGACCCGCGGCCGGACGTACACGGTGACGCACCTGGAGGTGGACCCGACCGAGCAGGAGCTGCGGGGTGCCCCGCAGCAGGCGCCGGAGGACATCCAGAAGCGGTACACCGCGTTGCCCGACTCGCTGCCGCAGGTGGTGCGGGACACGGCGAGGCAGGTGACGGACGGCTCGACGGACCACTACGAGCAGGCCGCCGCGCTGCAGCGGTACTTCCGCTCGACCGGCGGGTTCACGTACTCCACCACCGCCCCCAACGACGGGGGCTCGGACGCGGTCGCGAGCTTCCTCAACGAGAAGACCGGCTTCTGCGTGCAGTTCGCCTCGGCGATGGCCGTCATGGCCCGCTCCCTGGGCATCCCGGCGCGGGTGGCCATCGGGTTCCTGCCCGGGGAGGAGGTCACGGACAAGAGCTGGCGGATCAGTGCCCAGGACGCGCACGCGTGGCCCGAGCTGTACTTCGACGGGGTGGGCTGGGTGCGGTTCGAGCCGACCCCGGCGACCCGCACGGGTCAGTCGCCGGCCTGGACGACGCCGCTGGTGCCCTTGACCCCGGTGCCGTCCTCCTCGGCCGGCGCTCCGGCTCCCAGCACCGCGGCCACGGCGCCGTCCGCGACCGCGAGCACGGCGACCTCGACCACCTCGGCGGCCGCGGCGCAGGCCCGGCCCACCGGCTGGGACCGCTTCCTGGCGCTGCCGTGGGGGTGGATCCTCGGGGCGCTGGTCCTGGTCGTCGCGGTGCTGACCCCCTGGGTGACGGCGTCGTGGGCGTCGCGCCGGCGCTGGGCGCGGGTGGGTGACGTGTCGTCGTCGGCGGAGGCAGCGTGGCAGGAGCTGGCGGAGCGGGTGCACGACCTGGGGTTGAGCTGGCCGGCCTCGACCACGCCCCGGCAGCGGGCGGCGGCGTTGTCGGAGTTCACCGAGGCGGGCTCGCCCGCCGCGGTGGAGCTGCAGCGGATGCGGGCGGCGGTCGAGAGCGCCCGGTTCGGCGCGGGCTCGTCGCCGTCCGCGGGCGCGGTCCCGGGGACGGTGCTGGTGGCCTCCGCCCAGTCGGGCCGGCTGGTGCGGGCGCAGGTGGACGTCGTCGTCGAGGCCGTGGCCGCGAGCCGGCCCCGGTGGTTGCAGTGGCGGGCACGGTGGTTCCCGATGGCGGGGGTGCGCCGGTTCCTGGACTGGTGGGACGCGGACTGA
- a CDS encoding DUF58 domain-containing protein gives MSRPVRWRPTPRGWVFAVVGVVAAVGAPFLGQRDILRLGVLLLVLVAVAAWSTTRSVQTLDLVSRSKDELVEAGVPSTVRLAVVGRARAGVRLVVEDSAPLALGGTARLTLPRLREGETLDLEYRVRSETRGSYRLGPATVIALDVFGLVRSARVLGDGVTLDVLPRVHPLADLTLGELGGSRGSSASASAAAAPDDVSIREYRVGDDLRRVHWRSTARRGAVMVRSDEHPGRPDVVVLLDTRAGAHAGRGPGSSLEWGISAAASVAAHLQRRRHRVRLLHDGAYDPPRELDETSAVRGLMRSLARLQPGQPDGLARSVTSLGRGESTLLVAVLGQVDEDDVAPLLSARPLGVPALAILLRASAWGTPDESSDAGLERARLVLARAGWRTSVAGPGDLVPDVWAHLTRSGSRGVASVPSSEEVTP, from the coding sequence GTGAGCCGGCCGGTGCGCTGGCGGCCCACCCCGCGCGGGTGGGTCTTCGCCGTGGTGGGCGTGGTGGCGGCCGTGGGGGCGCCGTTCCTGGGCCAGCGCGACATCCTGCGCCTCGGCGTCCTGCTGCTCGTCCTGGTCGCGGTCGCCGCCTGGTCGACGACGCGCAGCGTCCAGACCCTCGACCTCGTGTCGAGGTCCAAGGACGAACTGGTCGAGGCGGGCGTCCCGAGCACGGTGCGGCTGGCCGTCGTCGGGCGGGCCCGCGCGGGTGTGCGGCTCGTCGTGGAGGACTCCGCTCCGTTGGCCCTCGGCGGCACGGCGCGGTTGACCCTGCCCCGCCTGCGCGAGGGCGAGACCCTCGACCTGGAGTACAGGGTGAGGTCGGAGACGCGGGGCTCCTACCGCCTCGGTCCCGCCACGGTGATCGCCCTCGACGTCTTCGGGCTCGTGCGTTCCGCACGTGTCCTCGGGGACGGTGTGACGCTCGACGTCCTCCCCCGGGTCCACCCGCTGGCCGACCTCACCCTGGGCGAGCTGGGCGGCTCCCGCGGTTCCTCGGCCAGCGCCTCGGCCGCAGCCGCCCCCGACGACGTCTCGATCCGCGAGTACCGCGTCGGGGACGACCTGCGCCGGGTGCACTGGCGCTCCACCGCCCGGCGCGGCGCGGTGATGGTGCGCTCCGACGAGCACCCCGGCCGGCCCGACGTCGTCGTCCTGCTCGACACCCGGGCCGGGGCCCACGCCGGGCGCGGGCCGGGCAGCTCCCTGGAGTGGGGCATCAGCGCCGCCGCCTCCGTCGCCGCCCACCTGCAGCGCCGGCGCCACCGCGTCCGGCTCCTGCACGACGGAGCGTACGACCCGCCGCGCGAGCTCGACGAGACGTCCGCCGTGCGCGGGCTCATGCGCTCGCTCGCCCGGCTGCAGCCGGGGCAGCCCGACGGCCTCGCGCGGTCGGTGACCTCGCTGGGTCGCGGCGAGTCGACCCTCCTCGTCGCCGTCCTCGGGCAGGTCGACGAGGACGACGTCGCTCCTCTGCTGTCCGCCCGCCCCCTCGGCGTGCCGGCCCTGGCGATCCTGCTGCGGGCCTCGGCCTGGGGCACCCCCGACGAGTCGTCGGACGCGGGGCTCGAACGCGCCCGGCTCGTCCTGGCCCGCGCCGGGTGGCGCACCTCGGTGGCCGGTCCCGGGGACCTCGTCCCAGACGTCTGGGCCCACCTCACCCGCTCCGGATCGCGAGGCGTCGCCTCCGTCCCGTCCTCCGAGGAGGTCACCCCGTGA
- a CDS encoding peptidoglycan D,D-transpeptidase FtsI family protein: MSRRRPRPEATDPGRHPRPDMRMRVYTVGVLGGLGILGGRLVQLQGADANALAGRALKQRTSQTTLYAKRGDIVDDEGVVLATSVERRDVIADPKAVAGFNLRANGEPYKAGRGTGPAGAAALLAPILGIDEQTLTAKLTGDNHYAKVAVGITPELWQQVSDVGVAGITSVRQTQRIYPTGAASSTLVGILGTAETDDDGNVVDKPLSGLEYADQHLLQGRNGLMRYERSLGGQEIPLGNRETTEPVDGTSLHLTIDSDLQWKAQTAIAAKVVETGARSGTVVIMDKEQRLLALASAPSIDPANLTGMTNAQLQNTALTEAFEPGSTAKVVTLAAALEEGVDTADSRFTVPGELKRFDKTFHDSHPHGDEKLTLAGVLAQSSNIGTILAGEKLDPDLKKVSQILHGYQQKFGFGSRTTLEFPGETAGIVGDPAKYSGTQRYTVMFGQGISVNAVQAASVFATIANDGVRTEPTLISGTSDPNGNYRAEPAGESTRVVSAATAKTLRDMMQAVVSEEGTAAAAAIPGYLVAGKTGTAERYDSDLGRYSGYTASFIGMAPADDPELVVAVILQDPKTNYYGGSAAGPVFKEVMSYALVQRGVAPSTRPPADLPLTWGGDQDAEQEIATGAVGDTAGQ; encoded by the coding sequence GTGTCCCGTCGCCGTCCCCGCCCCGAGGCCACCGACCCCGGCCGGCACCCCCGGCCCGACATGCGGATGCGGGTCTACACCGTCGGCGTCCTCGGCGGCCTGGGGATCCTGGGGGGCCGGCTCGTGCAGCTGCAGGGGGCCGACGCCAACGCGCTGGCCGGCCGGGCGCTGAAGCAGCGCACCTCGCAGACCACGCTGTACGCCAAGCGCGGGGACATCGTCGACGACGAGGGCGTCGTGCTGGCCACCTCCGTCGAGCGCCGCGACGTCATCGCCGACCCCAAGGCCGTCGCCGGGTTCAACCTGCGGGCCAACGGCGAGCCGTACAAGGCCGGCCGGGGCACGGGGCCGGCCGGGGCGGCGGCCCTGCTCGCCCCCATCCTCGGCATCGACGAGCAGACGCTGACGGCCAAGCTCACGGGGGACAACCACTACGCCAAGGTCGCCGTGGGCATCACCCCCGAGCTGTGGCAGCAGGTCTCCGACGTCGGCGTCGCCGGGATCACCTCGGTGCGCCAGACCCAGCGCATCTACCCCACGGGGGCCGCGTCCTCCACGCTGGTCGGCATCCTCGGCACCGCGGAGACCGACGACGACGGCAACGTCGTCGACAAACCCCTGTCGGGCCTGGAGTACGCCGACCAGCACCTGCTGCAGGGCCGCAACGGCCTGATGCGCTACGAACGCAGCCTCGGCGGCCAGGAGATCCCCCTGGGCAACCGGGAGACGACCGAACCGGTCGACGGCACCTCGCTGCACCTGACGATCGACTCCGACCTGCAGTGGAAGGCGCAGACGGCGATCGCGGCCAAGGTCGTCGAGACCGGGGCGCGCTCGGGCACCGTCGTCATCATGGACAAGGAGCAGCGGCTCCTGGCCCTGGCCAGCGCCCCGAGCATCGACCCGGCGAACCTCACGGGCATGACCAACGCCCAGTTGCAGAACACGGCCCTCACGGAGGCCTTCGAACCGGGCTCGACCGCGAAGGTCGTGACGCTGGCCGCCGCGCTCGAGGAGGGGGTCGACACCGCGGACAGCCGCTTCACCGTGCCCGGCGAGCTCAAGCGCTTCGACAAGACGTTCCACGACTCCCACCCCCACGGCGACGAGAAGCTGACCCTGGCGGGCGTGCTGGCCCAGTCGAGCAACATCGGCACGATCCTGGCGGGCGAGAAGCTGGACCCCGACCTGAAGAAGGTCTCCCAGATCCTGCACGGCTACCAGCAGAAGTTCGGGTTCGGTTCCCGGACCACGCTGGAGTTCCCCGGCGAGACCGCCGGGATCGTGGGGGACCCGGCGAAGTACTCGGGGACCCAGCGCTACACGGTCATGTTCGGCCAGGGCATCTCCGTGAACGCCGTGCAGGCCGCGTCGGTGTTCGCCACCATCGCCAACGACGGGGTCCGAACCGAACCCACGCTCATCTCCGGGACGTCGGACCCGAACGGGAACTACCGGGCCGAACCCGCCGGGGAGTCCACCCGGGTCGTCAGCGCGGCGACGGCGAAGACGTTGCGGGACATGATGCAGGCCGTCGTCTCCGAGGAGGGGACCGCGGCGGCCGCCGCGATCCCGGGGTACCTCGTGGCCGGCAAGACCGGTACCGCCGAACGTTACGACTCCGACCTCGGGCGCTACTCGGGGTACACCGCGTCCTTCATCGGGATGGCCCCGGCGGACGACCCCGAACTCGTGGTCGCGGTCATCCTGCAGGACCCGAAGACGAACTACTACGGGGGTTCGGCGGCGGGGCCGGTGTTCAAGGAGGTCATGTCGTACGCCCTGGTGCAGCGCGGCGTGGCCCCGTCCACGCGACCACCGGCCGACCTGCCGCTGACGTGGGGCGGTGACCAGGACGCCGAGCAGGAGATCGCCACGGGCGCGGTGGGCGACACCGCCGGCCAGTGA
- a CDS encoding AAA family ATPase: protein MDPQELPAALERLRGAADELAAAVDGVIQGKDDTVRLALTVLFAEGHLLVEDVPGVGKTMLAKSLARAIEGTVRRIQFTPDLLPSDVTGSSIWNQERAAFEFRPGAVFANVVIGDEINRASPKTQSALLECMEEGQVTVDGTTWRLDRPFIVFATQNPVEMDGTYPLPEAQRDRFMARISMGYPSASAELTMLSEHGATDPLEEVKPVVDVSEVRLLSRAVRGVHAAEPLKQYVVDLVRRTRAHPDLRLGASPRAALHLLRAARSRAALEGRDHVLPDDVQALAVPVVAHRLLLTADALLAGRDGADVVTDVLRTTALPTPR from the coding sequence CTGGACCCGCAGGAACTGCCCGCCGCGCTCGAACGCCTGCGAGGAGCCGCCGACGAGCTCGCCGCCGCCGTCGACGGCGTCATCCAGGGCAAGGACGACACCGTCCGCCTCGCCCTGACGGTGCTCTTCGCCGAGGGGCACCTGCTCGTCGAGGACGTGCCGGGCGTCGGCAAGACCATGCTCGCCAAGTCGCTGGCCCGGGCGATCGAGGGCACCGTGCGCCGCATCCAGTTCACCCCCGACCTGCTGCCCAGCGACGTCACGGGGTCGAGCATCTGGAACCAGGAGCGGGCCGCCTTCGAGTTCCGGCCGGGAGCGGTCTTCGCCAACGTCGTCATCGGCGACGAGATCAACCGCGCCTCCCCCAAGACGCAGTCGGCGCTGCTGGAGTGCATGGAGGAGGGACAGGTCACCGTCGACGGGACCACCTGGCGCCTGGACCGGCCGTTCATCGTCTTCGCCACGCAGAACCCCGTCGAGATGGACGGCACCTACCCCCTGCCCGAGGCCCAGCGCGACCGGTTCATGGCCCGCATCTCCATGGGGTACCCCTCCGCCTCGGCCGAGCTCACGATGCTCAGCGAGCACGGCGCCACCGACCCGCTGGAGGAGGTCAAGCCCGTCGTCGACGTGAGCGAGGTCCGGTTGCTGTCGCGGGCCGTACGGGGTGTCCACGCCGCCGAACCGCTCAAGCAGTACGTCGTGGACCTCGTGCGCCGGACCCGCGCGCACCCCGACCTGCGCCTGGGCGCCTCCCCGCGCGCCGCCCTGCACCTGCTGCGCGCGGCACGCTCGCGGGCGGCGCTGGAGGGCCGTGACCACGTGCTGCCCGACGACGTGCAGGCCCTGGCCGTCCCGGTCGTGGCGCACCGGCTGCTGCTGACCGCCGACGCCCTGCTGGCCGGCCGCGACGGGGCGGACGTCGTCACCGACGTGCTGCGCACGACGGCCCTGCCCACGCCGCGGTGA
- the mraZ gene encoding division/cell wall cluster transcriptional repressor MraZ has translation MFLGTHTPRLDDKGRLILPARFRDQLLDGLVITRGQDRCLYVFPMQEFQQMHEELRRAPLTNKEARDYQRVFLSGASSEVPDKQGRVTVPPLLRQYAGLDRDVAVIGAGSRVEVWDLPTWETYLEGAESSFADRSEEVLPGVL, from the coding sequence GTGTTCCTGGGCACCCACACACCTCGACTGGACGACAAGGGGCGGCTGATCCTCCCGGCGCGGTTCCGGGACCAGTTGCTCGACGGTCTCGTGATCACCCGGGGGCAGGACCGCTGCCTCTACGTCTTCCCCATGCAGGAGTTCCAGCAGATGCACGAGGAGCTGCGGCGAGCGCCGCTCACCAACAAGGAGGCGCGCGACTACCAGCGCGTCTTCCTGTCCGGTGCCTCGAGCGAGGTGCCGGACAAGCAGGGCCGGGTCACCGTGCCGCCGTTGCTGCGGCAGTACGCCGGTCTCGACCGCGACGTCGCCGTCATCGGTGCCGGCAGCCGGGTCGAGGTCTGGGACCTGCCCACCTGGGAGACCTACCTCGAGGGCGCCGAGTCCTCGTTCGCCGACCGCAGCGAGGAGGTCCTGCCGGGGGTCCTCTGA
- the rsmH gene encoding 16S rRNA (cytosine(1402)-N(4))-methyltransferase RsmH, with product MDGGRPLTTWAEDRAQEAADRHVSVMLERCTEVLSPALRHPGAVSVDLTLGMGGHAAELLRRHPGLRLVGMDRDPRALELAAHRLHEFADRVTLVHSVSDGFADALDDLGLQAVDAVFLDLGVSSLQLDDDDRGFSYARDTALDMRMDPTTGRTAAELLNTLSHSELTRILRVYGEERFAPRIASAIVRERDGEPFTNSARLVDLVRANVPAATRRTGGNPAKRTFQALRIAVNDELGVVERTLPAAFERLAPDGRLAVLTFHSLEDRITKTVLRQLSTSSAPPDLPFVPAGSGPRAELLTRGGEQADEVELAQNPRSASARLRAVRRLPDEDRPRPSGRPAAARPRTRHETRPLEPSEFGTTDRRTP from the coding sequence GTGGACGGCGGACGTCCGCTCACGACGTGGGCGGAGGACCGGGCGCAAGAGGCTGCGGACCGGCACGTCTCCGTCATGCTCGAACGCTGCACCGAGGTCCTCTCGCCGGCCCTGCGCCACCCCGGTGCCGTCAGCGTCGACCTCACGCTCGGCATGGGCGGTCACGCCGCAGAACTCCTGCGGCGCCACCCCGGCCTGCGGCTGGTCGGGATGGACCGCGACCCCCGCGCCCTCGAGCTCGCCGCGCACCGGCTGCACGAGTTCGCCGACCGCGTCACCCTCGTCCACAGCGTCTCCGACGGTTTCGCCGACGCCCTCGACGACCTCGGCCTGCAGGCCGTCGACGCGGTGTTCCTCGACCTCGGCGTGTCCTCCCTGCAGCTCGACGACGACGACCGGGGTTTCTCCTACGCCCGGGACACCGCGCTCGACATGCGCATGGACCCCACCACGGGCCGGACGGCCGCCGAACTCCTGAACACGTTGTCCCACAGCGAGTTGACGCGCATCCTGCGGGTGTACGGCGAGGAGAGGTTCGCCCCCCGCATCGCGTCGGCGATCGTGCGCGAACGCGACGGCGAACCCTTCACGAACTCCGCCCGGCTCGTGGACCTGGTGCGCGCCAACGTTCCTGCCGCCACCCGGCGCACGGGGGGCAACCCCGCCAAGCGGACGTTCCAGGCGTTGCGCATCGCGGTCAACGACGAACTCGGGGTCGTCGAGCGAACCCTGCCGGCCGCGTTCGAGAGGCTGGCCCCCGACGGCCGCCTCGCGGTCCTGACGTTCCACTCCCTTGAGGACCGGATCACCAAAACCGTTCTGCGGCAACTGTCCACGAGTTCCGCCCCGCCCGACCTGCCGTTCGTCCCCGCCGGTTCCGGACCCCGCGCCGAACTCCTCACCCGGGGCGGGGAGCAGGCCGACGAGGTCGAGCTGGCGCAGAATCCACGGTCGGCGTCGGCGCGCCTGCGTGCGGTGCGTCGCCTGCCGGACGAGGATCGTCCACGTCCCAGCGGCCGACCCGCCGCGGCCCGCCCCCGCACCCGCCACGAAACCCGCCCCCTCGAGCCGAGCGAGTTCGGCACGACCGACCGAAGGACGCCGTGA
- the dinB gene encoding DNA polymerase IV: MSRRQLHRPEAPGGWGLDDDDTGCTVLHVDMDAFYASVELLRRPDLVGTPVVVGGGDRGVVLSATYEARRFGVHAAMPMARARRLCPTATVLVPHHEDYARISAGVMEVFRSVTPVVEPLSLDEAFLDVSGTVRRLGSPARIGQLLRDRVADEQGITCSVGVASTKFVAKLASGGAKPDGLLVVPHAQTVSFLHALPVGALWGVGDKTEEALGRLGLRTVADIAHTPLTTLVRGLGEATGRHLHALAWGRDERRVVATVPERSIGSEETFARDVDDPRHVHRELLRLAERTASRARAQGVAGRTVVLKVRFADFTTITRSRTLRERTDVTREIHATARDLFDGLGLQRARLRLVGVRLEGLADSATSPRQLVLGERAHGWREADGAVDRAGARFGAGSVRPATLLRRG, encoded by the coding sequence CGGCTGGGGCCTGGACGACGACGACACCGGGTGCACGGTGCTGCACGTGGACATGGACGCGTTCTACGCCTCCGTCGAACTGCTGCGCCGGCCCGACCTGGTCGGCACGCCCGTCGTCGTCGGCGGCGGTGACCGCGGGGTCGTCCTGTCGGCGACCTACGAGGCCCGCCGGTTCGGCGTGCACGCGGCCATGCCCATGGCCCGCGCGCGCCGGTTGTGCCCGACCGCGACGGTCCTCGTCCCGCACCACGAGGACTACGCGCGGATCTCGGCCGGGGTCATGGAGGTGTTCCGCTCGGTCACCCCCGTCGTGGAGCCGCTCAGCCTCGACGAGGCGTTCCTCGACGTCTCCGGGACGGTGCGCCGGCTCGGCAGTCCCGCCCGGATCGGGCAGCTGCTGCGCGACCGGGTCGCCGACGAGCAGGGGATCACGTGCTCGGTCGGGGTGGCCTCGACGAAGTTCGTGGCCAAGCTCGCCTCCGGCGGGGCCAAACCCGACGGGCTGCTCGTGGTCCCGCACGCCCAGACGGTCTCCTTCCTGCACGCCCTGCCCGTCGGGGCCCTGTGGGGCGTGGGGGACAAGACCGAGGAGGCGCTCGGCCGGCTCGGGCTGCGCACGGTCGCCGACATCGCCCACACCCCGCTCACCACCCTGGTCCGCGGGCTGGGGGAGGCGACCGGCCGCCACCTGCACGCCCTGGCCTGGGGCCGCGACGAACGCCGTGTGGTGGCCACCGTCCCCGAACGCAGCATCGGGTCGGAGGAGACGTTCGCCCGCGACGTCGACGACCCCCGCCACGTCCACCGCGAACTGCTCCGCCTCGCCGAACGGACCGCGTCCCGGGCCCGGGCCCAGGGGGTGGCCGGGCGCACGGTCGTCCTGAAGGTCCGCTTCGCCGACTTCACGACGATCACCCGGTCCAGGACGCTGCGCGAACGCACCGACGTCACCCGGGAGATCCACGCCACGGCCCGGGACCTGTTCGACGGCCTCGGCCTCCAGCGCGCCCGGCTGCGGCTGGTCGGGGTCCGGCTGGAGGGACTGGCCGACTCCGCGACCTCCCCGCGCCAGCTCGTCCTGGGCGAACGGGCCCACGGCTGGCGCGAGGCGGACGGTGCGGTCGACCGGGCCGGGGCCCGCTTCGGCGCGGGCAGTGTGAGACCCGCCACCCTCCTGCGCCGGGGCTGA
- a CDS encoding DUF3040 domain-containing protein — MPLSEHEQRLLEQMERALSADDPKFANAMKGSRHGRAARRRLVIGIAAVVVGLVLLIIGVSTSQVWLGAGGFIVMLAGTIWAFSPARGASGAAAGQPPAGAPRPPRPGKSRRSGSFMERLEQRWDRRRGQW, encoded by the coding sequence GTGCCGCTCTCGGAACATGAGCAGCGTCTGCTCGAGCAGATGGAACGTGCGCTGTCCGCGGACGATCCCAAGTTCGCCAACGCCATGAAGGGCTCCCGTCACGGACGCGCCGCCAGACGGCGCCTCGTCATCGGCATCGCTGCCGTCGTGGTGGGTCTCGTGCTCCTCATCATCGGGGTCAGCACGAGTCAGGTCTGGCTGGGAGCAGGCGGTTTCATCGTCATGCTCGCCGGCACGATCTGGGCCTTCTCACCGGCTCGGGGAGCATCAGGTGCAGCCGCCGGTCAGCCACCCGCGGGTGCTCCGCGCCCGCCGCGACCCGGGAAGTCGCGACGCAGCGGATCATTCATGGAGCGTCTCGAGCAGCGGTGGGACCGTCGGCGCGGTCAATGGTGA